In Fibrobacter sp. UWB13, the genomic window GGGGATGTAGAACTGCTTCTTGTTTTCGGCGGAGAGCGTAACGCCCACCCACTTGCCAAAAGTCTTGCTGTTCTTGCGAAGGTCCACAGCCACGTCAAAGACTTCGCCTTCAATCACGCGGACGAGCTTGCCCTGCGGATTCTGCTTCTGGAAGTGAAGACCGCGGAGAACACCCTTGCGAGAACGGGACTCGTTATCTTGAACAAAGTCCACGTCAATGCCACCTTCGGCAAAGTCGCGCTTGCTATAGGTTTCCATGAAGTAACCGCGAGCGTCGCCAAACACCGTCGGTTCAATAATCTTCACACCTTCGATTTCTGTATCTATAAAATTAAACTTTCCCATTATAAATCTCCTATAGATCCTTCGCTTCGCTCAGGATGACGTAGGCTATCTGTTTCCGTACATTTTTTCGTAATACTTTTCGTAGTCGCCGCTAGTGATGTTGTCCAGCCATTCCTGGTTGTCCAGGTACCAGCGCACAGTCTTTTCGATACCCTCTTCGAACTGCAACGACGGTTCCCAGCCAAGTTCCTTCTGGAGCTTGGTGGAGTCGATAGCGTAGCGGGCGTCGTGACCGAGGCGGTCCGTCACGTACGTGATGAGGTTCAGGTCTTCGCCTTCGGCGCGGCCGAGGAGCTTATCGACGGTCTTGATGACGACCTTGATGATATCGATGTTCTTCCATTCGTTGAAGCCACCGATGTTGTAAGTTTCGGCAATCTTGCCGTTGTGGAAAATCACGTCAATCGCGCGGGCGTGGTCTTCGACAAAGAGCCAATCGCGGACGTTTTCGCCCTTGCCGTAAACCGGGAGCGGCTTCTTGTGGCGGATATTATTGATGAAAAGCGGAATGAGCTTTTCGGGGAACTGGTACGGGCCGTAGTTGTTGGAGCAGTTCGTGACGATCGTCGGCATGCCGTAAGTGTCGTGGAATGCGCGCACGAAGTGGTCGGAGCCAGCCTTCGAAGCGGAATACGGGCTGTGCGGCGTGTACTTCGTCGTTTCGTAGAAGAAGTCGTCACCGTATGCCAAATGATGTTCCGAACTAGAAGCCGTAGTCGTGAACGGAGGCGTGATGCCTTCCGGGTGGTTCATCTTGAGGGCACCGTAAACTTCGTCGGTCGAAATGTGATAGAAACGCTTGCCCTCGTACTTTTCCGGGAGGCTTTCCCAGTAGAGCTTTGCAGCCTGGAGGAGGGAGAGAGTACCCATGACGTTCGTGCGGGCGAATGTGAACGGGTCCTTGATGGAACGGTCCACATGGCTTTCTGCAGCGAGATGGATGATGCCGTCGACCTTTTCGTCCTGCATGAGCTTG contains:
- the rfbC gene encoding dTDP-4-dehydrorhamnose 3,5-epimerase yields the protein MGKFNFIDTEIEGVKIIEPTVFGDARGYFMETYSKRDFAEGGIDVDFVQDNESRSRKGVLRGLHFQKQNPQGKLVRVIEGEVFDVAVDLRKNSKTFGKWVGVTLSAENKKQFYIPEGFAHGFVVLSETAAFVYKCTRFYAPNDEGGLFWNDPAVGIKWPVGDGFEPLLSEKDTKNPLLKDLGFAFDL
- a CDS encoding dTDP-glucose 4,6-dehydratase translates to MKRSIVITGGAGFIGSHVVRLFVNKYPEYNIINLDKLTYAGNLANLKDVEGKPNYKFVKMDICDFDAFYKLMQDEKVDGIIHLAAESHVDRSIKDPFTFARTNVMGTLSLLQAAKLYWESLPEKYEGKRFYHISTDEVYGALKMNHPEGITPPFTTTASSSEHHLAYGDDFFYETTKYTPHSPYSASKAGSDHFVRAFHDTYGMPTIVTNCSNNYGPYQFPEKLIPLFINNIRHKKPLPVYGKGENVRDWLFVEDHARAIDVIFHNGKIAETYNIGGFNEWKNIDIIKVVIKTVDKLLGRAEGEDLNLITYVTDRLGHDARYAIDSTKLQKELGWEPSLQFEEGIEKTVRWYLDNQEWLDNITSGDYEKYYEKMYGNR